One Roseimaritima multifibrata DNA window includes the following coding sequences:
- a CDS encoding DUF1501 domain-containing protein has translation MSTDRKQLLPSSRRQFLLHAGGGLGGVALATLLAGDQQSHASAQPKQTAKRIIQIFCPGGMSQIDTFDYKPELEKRAGKPFDPDGNLQFFASKPGNCQPSHWKFRQHGESGRWVSDLFPKLATCVDDMAFIHSMHSKTALHGPACFMMNTGFTLPGFPSMGSWVTYGLGSEAEDLPAFVVLPDPRGLPPGGVINWGSGFLPAEYQATTLNTKDPARPIADLFPPDNFKPKSTAAKRDSLDLLQKWNRQHLQQRSGNTELEARIKAYELAARLQLSAPEVTDISGESKATQALYDIDHPEIGPFGRQCLQARRLVQRGVRFVQIYCGAENTTAKKIRPNWDSHEDLPRDHGYWGAVLDTGAAALLKDLKSQGMLEDTLVICTTEFGRQPGAQGSGGQGRDHNAGAFTSWLAGGGIRGGVAYGATDELGFKAIESPTYSYDLHATALHLLGIDHTQLTYYHNGIERRLTDVHGHVIKEII, from the coding sequence ATGTCGACTGACAGAAAACAATTATTGCCCAGCAGCCGTCGACAATTTCTGCTTCATGCAGGAGGCGGATTGGGGGGTGTTGCTTTAGCGACGCTGCTTGCTGGGGATCAGCAAAGCCACGCATCCGCGCAACCCAAGCAAACGGCAAAGCGAATCATCCAGATTTTTTGCCCTGGAGGGATGAGCCAGATCGATACGTTCGATTACAAGCCGGAACTTGAGAAACGGGCTGGAAAACCATTTGACCCTGACGGCAACCTGCAATTCTTCGCATCCAAACCGGGAAATTGCCAGCCCAGCCACTGGAAGTTTCGGCAACATGGTGAATCGGGACGTTGGGTCAGTGACCTGTTTCCCAAACTAGCCACCTGTGTCGATGACATGGCGTTCATCCATTCGATGCACAGCAAGACCGCGTTGCATGGTCCCGCCTGCTTTATGATGAACACCGGTTTTACGCTCCCCGGTTTTCCCAGCATGGGATCGTGGGTGACCTACGGCCTGGGGAGTGAAGCCGAAGACTTGCCGGCGTTTGTCGTCCTTCCAGACCCGCGAGGACTACCTCCTGGAGGCGTGATCAACTGGGGTTCGGGATTCCTCCCCGCAGAATACCAAGCGACAACACTGAACACCAAGGATCCTGCCCGCCCGATCGCGGATCTATTCCCGCCCGATAACTTCAAACCCAAATCGACTGCCGCCAAACGTGACAGTCTGGACCTGCTGCAAAAATGGAATCGGCAACACCTGCAACAACGTTCCGGAAATACGGAACTGGAAGCTAGAATCAAAGCTTATGAGCTAGCCGCCCGCCTGCAATTAAGTGCTCCGGAGGTCACCGACATTTCGGGTGAATCGAAAGCGACGCAGGCGCTCTATGACATCGATCACCCTGAAATCGGACCGTTTGGTCGTCAGTGCCTCCAAGCCAGACGACTGGTCCAGCGTGGCGTCCGCTTTGTGCAAATTTACTGCGGTGCGGAAAACACCACCGCGAAAAAGATCCGCCCCAATTGGGATAGCCACGAAGATCTACCGCGAGACCATGGGTACTGGGGGGCCGTCCTGGATACGGGAGCCGCCGCACTGCTAAAGGATTTGAAATCACAAGGGATGCTGGAAGATACGCTGGTGATCTGCACCACCGAATTCGGCCGGCAACCAGGTGCCCAAGGGAGTGGAGGGCAGGGGAGAGATCACAACGCAGGGGCATTTACCAGTTGGTTGGCGGGAGGTGGGATCCGCGGCGGCGTCGCTTATGGAGCCACCGACGAACTTGGCTTCAAGGCGATCGAATCCCCGACCTACAGTTACGACCTGCATGCCACGGCACTGCACCTACTGGGCATCGATCATACCCAACTGACTTACTACCACAACGGTATCGAACGCCGGCTAACCGATGTCCACGGACATGTCATCAAAGAAATCATTTAG
- a CDS encoding alpha/beta fold hydrolase gives MQRRSLRFWTRVSFSILACCFSIGARAEDGPGFKVHLLNAESEFSAATAIDINQDGKVDIVCGAWWYEAPHWTKHRFREVPQIRGRFDDYSNLAMDVDRDGLKDIVSANYRSNSLYWCRNPGIDKNGKPLPEPWSMQIIDRPGASETGRLVDIDGDGHIDVLPNGLKFAAWYEAKIPDSAAANATSSVTVDWQRHDLPSELNGHGIGAGDLNNDGRTDVIGPNGWAEGPSDPRNGRWTWHPEFQLAKDCGLPILVADVDQDGDNDLIWGRGHNVGLYWTEQRSPESEAWSFDESIDADNSDLQAVHPSLLPGRWVTHAIDTSFSCAHTLMLADIDQDGRDDLVVGKRFQGHDGRDPGENDPLTVRWYKMPTPETPTWTSHIISSGGKCAIDLDSVCTDLDGDGDVDILAPSRGGLHWIENLGSISPLPETTSVSNNSNQAELQQVIGDNQLQTTAALLELGQRREDIRRSMELVMGPLPTAQSRIPLDVQVEQVTRLEKYTRIKLTYTSDRTSRVPAYLLVPHAIAEPAPAMLCLHPTQFELGKAQICGMGGKPSRFYAHELASRGFVCLAPDYPSFAEYSFDFDTANPPYVSGSMKAIWDNIRGVDLLENLPCVSRDQIGVIGHSLGGHNALFTAVFDQRLRATVTSCGFTAFADYYGGNLKGWTTPRYMPRIQTVYEGQPDKLPFDFTEVLEAIAPRPLFVSAPKADSNFEVKGVHTCEDAVTPVYQFLQAEDNLHFQYPDCEHDFPEDVREQVYQWLEKALKK, from the coding sequence ATGCAACGACGTTCCTTACGGTTTTGGACACGTGTTTCTTTCAGCATCCTGGCATGTTGCTTCTCCATCGGTGCTCGCGCCGAAGACGGGCCTGGATTTAAAGTCCATTTACTGAACGCGGAATCCGAATTTAGTGCTGCGACAGCGATCGACATCAACCAAGACGGTAAAGTCGACATCGTTTGTGGGGCTTGGTGGTACGAAGCGCCACACTGGACGAAACATCGTTTTCGCGAAGTCCCACAAATCCGCGGTCGGTTTGATGACTATTCCAACCTCGCGATGGATGTCGACCGGGATGGTTTGAAGGATATCGTCAGTGCGAACTATCGGAGCAACAGTTTGTACTGGTGCCGCAATCCTGGAATTGACAAGAACGGAAAACCATTGCCCGAACCTTGGTCCATGCAGATCATCGATCGGCCGGGAGCCAGTGAAACGGGCCGCTTGGTCGATATCGATGGTGACGGTCACATCGACGTGCTGCCCAATGGGCTTAAATTCGCCGCCTGGTACGAAGCCAAAATCCCAGATTCGGCTGCAGCGAATGCCACATCTTCCGTTACCGTCGATTGGCAACGGCACGACCTACCGAGTGAACTGAACGGGCATGGGATTGGTGCCGGCGATCTAAATAACGACGGCAGGACCGATGTCATTGGTCCCAATGGCTGGGCCGAAGGGCCGAGTGATCCTCGCAATGGGCGTTGGACTTGGCACCCCGAATTCCAGCTAGCCAAAGATTGTGGCCTGCCGATCTTGGTCGCCGATGTCGATCAAGATGGCGACAACGACCTGATCTGGGGACGTGGACACAACGTAGGGCTGTACTGGACCGAACAGCGCTCGCCCGAATCCGAGGCTTGGTCCTTTGACGAGAGCATCGACGCAGACAACAGCGACTTGCAGGCAGTTCATCCCAGCCTTCTGCCTGGGCGTTGGGTGACCCACGCAATCGATACCAGTTTTAGTTGTGCCCACACCCTAATGCTTGCCGACATCGACCAAGACGGACGCGACGACCTTGTCGTTGGCAAGCGATTCCAAGGTCACGATGGCCGCGATCCAGGAGAAAACGATCCGCTGACGGTACGTTGGTACAAGATGCCAACGCCCGAAACCCCAACTTGGACCTCTCATATCATTTCTTCAGGCGGCAAATGTGCCATCGACCTGGATTCGGTTTGTACCGACTTGGACGGCGATGGAGACGTCGACATTCTCGCTCCTTCAAGAGGCGGCCTGCACTGGATTGAAAACCTAGGGTCAATCTCGCCGCTGCCCGAAACCACCTCCGTCTCCAACAACTCTAATCAGGCTGAATTACAGCAAGTCATCGGTGACAACCAGCTTCAAACGACGGCCGCCTTACTAGAACTTGGACAACGTCGCGAGGACATTCGCCGATCGATGGAATTGGTCATGGGACCGCTTCCAACGGCTCAATCTCGAATCCCTCTGGACGTGCAAGTTGAACAGGTTACGCGTTTAGAGAAGTACACGCGGATCAAGCTGACGTATACGTCCGATCGAACCAGCCGCGTTCCCGCATACCTATTGGTTCCCCATGCCATCGCCGAACCGGCCCCGGCAATGCTCTGCCTGCACCCAACTCAGTTCGAACTAGGAAAAGCCCAGATATGTGGCATGGGGGGTAAACCAAGTCGCTTCTACGCCCACGAATTAGCTTCACGCGGATTCGTTTGCTTGGCCCCTGATTACCCTAGTTTCGCCGAGTACTCATTTGACTTTGACACAGCAAATCCACCGTACGTCAGCGGGTCCATGAAAGCGATTTGGGATAACATCCGAGGAGTCGATTTACTGGAAAACCTTCCTTGCGTATCGCGAGATCAGATCGGTGTCATTGGACATTCATTAGGCGGCCACAACGCGTTATTCACTGCGGTCTTTGACCAACGTCTGCGAGCCACCGTAACCAGTTGCGGGTTCACCGCCTTTGCCGACTACTACGGAGGCAACCTGAAAGGTTGGACCACCCCACGGTACATGCCACGAATCCAAACGGTCTACGAGGGGCAACCCGATAAGCTCCCCTTTGACTTCACCGAAGTCTTAGAAGCAATCGCGCCAAGACCGCTATTTGTCAGTGCCCCCAAAGCGGACAGCAATTTTGAAGTCAAAGGAGTTCACACATGTGAAGATGCGGTCACGCCGGTCTATCAATTTTTGCAAGCCGAAGACAATCTGCACTTCCAGTATCCAGACTGCGAACACGACTTTCCCGAAGACGTCCGTGAGCAGGTTTATCAATGGTTGGAAAAGGCACTGAAGAAGTAG
- a CDS encoding sialate O-acetylesterase, which produces MVCSSVSLAWSADPDASPVPADPQKFHLFLLAGQSNMAGRGVVSEADKKPNPRILMLNKDRQWVPAVDPLHFDKPTIAGVGVGRSFAAEYAKAHPGVTVGLIPCAVGGSGIETWQPEGFHKQTNSHPWDDMLVRATAAVEQGDLKGILWHQGESDSKPTAAAKYEGRLIELIGRFRETFQNPRLPFLIGQLGKFEERPWTEGRIQVDTAQQNVTRLVPRTAFVPADGLNHKGDQVHFDSPSLREFGYRYAAAMKWIESLEPVLTLAPSEGNPRNSEGDLIQLADGRVLHVYSRFESDASDHGSATLVSRYSDDGGATWSTEDELVVANEGGMNVMSVSLLRLADDRIALFYLVKNSLTDCRPVVRFSSDEAKTWTEPVQMIPDAEVGYYVLNNDRVIQLSAGRLVAPVALHHRPGQEKPDWLGQVTCYTSDDAGATWQRSDTFQKASDAEGNRVAAQEPGVVERRDGSLLMWVRTDAGVQYQATSTDRGATWTTLKPSALVSPRSPASIERIPATGDLIAIWNDHGFMDSPSPNRTPLALAISSDDGKTWSDSIPLDSDPMGWYCYTSIDFVDGSVLLSHVAGRRAKGEHLSTSVVRRLPLSEIYKQLHAFKIKKLQRIGDKKFHNAFTDLVLFKDKWYCVYREGTAHVSPDGALQILTSDDAKTWTSAAVITHPTADLRDAKMTVTPEGELMLSGAGAFPPETGVRHQSIAWFSKDGKTWSEGQDIGPANYWLWRTTFAGDNAYAIGYHTGVPVDKHISLFRSQDGGRTFQTHVDRMFEAGYPNETSILFQADGQAICLLRRDGDSKSGMLGKSMPPYDQWEWIDMGTRVGGPHILQLPDGRIVAAVRLYDGRVRTSLCWLNPETGALTEFQTLPSGGDTSYPGLVWHNDSLWVSYYSAHEVGNKKFKTAVYIAEVKE; this is translated from the coding sequence GTGGTTTGCTCTTCGGTATCGCTCGCTTGGTCGGCAGACCCTGACGCGTCACCGGTCCCCGCAGACCCGCAGAAATTTCATCTGTTCTTGTTGGCCGGTCAGTCCAATATGGCTGGTCGAGGCGTGGTCAGCGAAGCCGACAAGAAACCGAATCCTCGGATTCTGATGCTAAACAAAGACCGCCAATGGGTGCCGGCTGTCGATCCGCTCCATTTCGATAAACCAACGATCGCCGGAGTTGGTGTGGGAAGGTCCTTTGCCGCGGAATACGCCAAAGCACATCCCGGAGTCACCGTCGGTTTGATCCCTTGTGCTGTGGGTGGATCGGGGATCGAGACTTGGCAGCCCGAAGGTTTTCATAAACAGACCAATTCCCATCCCTGGGATGACATGTTGGTTCGTGCAACTGCGGCCGTGGAGCAAGGTGATTTGAAGGGGATTTTGTGGCATCAAGGCGAATCGGATTCGAAGCCGACTGCGGCCGCAAAGTATGAAGGTCGCCTGATCGAATTGATCGGTCGATTCCGTGAAACTTTTCAGAACCCTCGTCTGCCGTTCTTGATCGGTCAGTTGGGCAAATTTGAGGAACGCCCTTGGACCGAAGGACGCATTCAGGTCGATACCGCTCAACAAAATGTCACTCGGCTTGTTCCGCGGACCGCGTTTGTTCCCGCCGATGGATTGAACCACAAAGGAGATCAGGTTCATTTCGATAGCCCGTCGCTGCGTGAATTTGGTTATCGATATGCGGCCGCGATGAAGTGGATCGAATCGCTGGAACCCGTTTTGACACTCGCCCCTAGCGAAGGGAATCCGCGGAACAGCGAAGGTGATTTGATTCAGCTGGCCGACGGCCGGGTTCTGCATGTTTATTCGCGTTTTGAATCGGACGCCAGTGACCATGGATCGGCGACGTTGGTCAGTCGATATAGCGACGACGGTGGTGCAACGTGGAGCACCGAAGATGAATTGGTCGTTGCGAACGAAGGTGGCATGAATGTGATGTCGGTATCGCTATTGCGTTTGGCAGACGATCGCATCGCCCTCTTCTACCTGGTTAAGAATTCGCTTACCGATTGCCGACCGGTCGTTCGTTTTTCGTCCGATGAAGCCAAGACATGGACCGAACCGGTTCAGATGATCCCGGATGCGGAAGTTGGCTATTACGTATTGAACAATGATCGTGTCATCCAACTGTCGGCTGGGCGATTGGTTGCCCCGGTGGCCCTGCATCATCGTCCCGGACAGGAGAAGCCGGATTGGTTAGGGCAAGTGACGTGTTACACATCGGACGATGCGGGAGCAACTTGGCAACGATCGGATACGTTTCAGAAAGCAAGCGATGCCGAAGGGAATCGCGTGGCCGCCCAAGAGCCTGGCGTCGTCGAACGTCGGGACGGGAGTTTATTGATGTGGGTTCGCACGGACGCCGGAGTCCAATACCAAGCGACATCAACCGACCGGGGTGCGACCTGGACGACTTTGAAACCATCCGCTTTGGTTTCGCCTCGCTCGCCCGCTTCGATTGAACGAATCCCCGCAACGGGCGATTTGATCGCGATTTGGAACGATCATGGATTCATGGATTCCCCGTCGCCAAACCGCACGCCTCTCGCCCTGGCTATTTCGTCGGACGACGGAAAAACCTGGTCGGATTCGATCCCGTTAGATTCGGATCCGATGGGATGGTACTGCTACACCTCGATCGATTTTGTCGATGGTTCGGTATTGTTGTCGCATGTTGCAGGCCGGCGAGCCAAAGGGGAACACCTTTCGACATCGGTCGTCCGTCGGTTGCCGCTATCCGAAATTTATAAGCAGTTGCATGCGTTCAAGATTAAGAAATTGCAACGGATCGGAGATAAAAAATTCCACAATGCGTTTACCGATTTGGTCTTGTTTAAAGATAAGTGGTACTGCGTCTATCGCGAAGGAACGGCTCATGTTTCGCCCGATGGAGCGTTGCAGATTTTGACGTCCGACGATGCCAAGACGTGGACCTCTGCCGCGGTGATCACGCATCCCACGGCCGATTTGCGGGATGCAAAAATGACCGTCACGCCTGAAGGAGAGCTGATGCTGTCGGGGGCTGGAGCCTTTCCGCCGGAAACGGGCGTGCGTCATCAGTCGATCGCCTGGTTTTCCAAAGACGGAAAGACATGGTCCGAGGGACAAGACATCGGACCGGCAAACTATTGGTTATGGCGAACGACGTTTGCCGGGGACAATGCCTATGCGATTGGCTACCATACCGGTGTTCCGGTGGACAAGCATATAAGCCTGTTCCGCAGTCAGGATGGCGGACGAACCTTTCAGACCCATGTCGATCGGATGTTCGAAGCCGGTTATCCCAACGAGACGTCGATCCTATTTCAGGCCGACGGGCAGGCGATTTGTCTGCTGCGTCGCGACGGCGATTCGAAGTCGGGGATGCTAGGGAAATCGATGCCTCCCTACGATCAGTGGGAATGGATCGACATGGGCACCCGAGTCGGTGGGCCTCATATCTTGCAGTTACCCGATGGCCGAATCGTCGCCGCCGTACGACTGTATGACGGACGAGTTCGCACATCACTTTGTTGGTTGAATCCAGAAACCGGTGCGTTGACCGAATTCCAAACGCTCCCCTCCGGAGGCGACACCAGCTATCCAGGGCTCGTCTGGCACAATGATTCGTTGTGGGTTAGTTATTATTCAGCGCACGAGGTCGGCAACAAGAAATTCAAAACCGCCGTCTACATCGCAGAAGTAAAAGAGTAA